A window of the Scytonema millei VB511283 genome harbors these coding sequences:
- a CDS encoding cupin domain-containing protein yields the protein MLINPENIPEKTGTNYPDEFKSVVAGRYRKRLGDAAGLKNFGVNLTRLMPGSHSALRHWHTKQDEFIYIVSGELVLVTNEGEEILTAGMSAGFPAGVANGHHLINRSDADAVYLEIGDRTPNDEADYPDVDLIAKSNPEGYVFTHKDGSFYN from the coding sequence ATGTTGATTAATCCTGAAAATATACCGGAGAAGACGGGAACTAATTATCCTGATGAGTTTAAATCGGTTGTAGCAGGACGTTATCGAAAGCGATTGGGTGATGCAGCAGGATTGAAAAATTTTGGTGTAAATTTAACTCGATTGATGCCTGGAAGTCATTCTGCTTTAAGGCACTGGCACACAAAGCAAGATGAATTTATTTATATTGTGTCAGGGGAATTGGTTTTAGTTACTAACGAAGGTGAGGAAATTTTAACCGCTGGGATGTCAGCAGGTTTTCCGGCTGGAGTCGCCAATGGACATCATTTAATTAATCGTTCAGATGCAGATGCGGTATATTTAGAAATTGGCGATCGCACTCCTAACGATGAAGCTGATTATCCTGATGTCGATCTAATAGCTAAATCGAATCCTGAAGGTTACGTTTTCACTCACAAAGATGGAAGCTTTTACAATTAA
- a CDS encoding transketolase C-terminal domain-containing protein: protein MTITATKFPIDLGAYKPLKLDPSNPVLTNEQRETLKANIQLCRDAIVLFTATGAAKGVGGHTGGPYDTVPEVMILDAFFRGAPDKFVPIFFDEAGHRVGTQYLMAALRGELPAEQLLKYREANSKLPGHPELGLTPGVQFSSGRLGHMWPYVNGVAMANPGKAVFCLGSDGSQQEGNDAEAARLAIAQHLNVKLIIDDNDVTIAGHPSKYLPGFSVAKTLQGHGLKVLEGDGEDIDDLYRRLCEAVTTPGAIAVINKRPMCPGIEGLEGSTHGHDVISVDLALKYLESRGQTAAVEHIKSIQKPKDSYTFLGSGDKLGANRNVFGEAMVEVLSRMSETERKEKVMVIDSDLEGSCGLKKIHDAYPEIFIPSGIMERGNFSAAAGFGMEKGKQGIFATFSAFLEMCISEITMARLNYSNVLCHFSHAGVDDMADNTCHFGINNMFADNGLDDGYETRLYFPADANQMKACVESVFADPGLRFIFSTRSKVPNILDGNGNDLFGSNYKFVPGKDEVVREGTAGYIVSFGDALYRSLDAVERLKQEGIDVGLINKATLNVVDEETMAKIGKTSFVVVAEAFNRRTGLGSRFGSWLLERGYTPKYAHLGTYHEGCGGLWEQYPHQGIDPVGIMNKVKELAK, encoded by the coding sequence ATGACTATCACCGCTACTAAATTCCCCATCGATCTCGGTGCGTACAAACCTCTGAAACTCGATCCAAGCAACCCCGTCCTCACGAACGAACAGCGAGAAACTTTAAAAGCAAACATTCAACTTTGCCGCGATGCGATCGTTTTATTTACGGCAACTGGAGCAGCTAAAGGAGTTGGCGGACATACAGGTGGACCCTACGACACCGTACCAGAAGTGATGATTCTTGATGCCTTCTTTCGGGGAGCGCCAGATAAATTCGTGCCAATTTTCTTTGATGAAGCGGGACATCGAGTTGGGACTCAATATTTAATGGCAGCCTTGCGCGGTGAATTACCAGCCGAACAACTGCTGAAATATCGCGAAGCAAATTCTAAACTACCAGGACACCCCGAATTGGGATTAACTCCTGGCGTGCAGTTTAGTTCGGGACGACTGGGACATATGTGGCCCTACGTCAACGGTGTGGCAATGGCAAATCCTGGCAAAGCAGTATTTTGTCTGGGTTCGGACGGTTCGCAGCAAGAAGGCAATGACGCGGAAGCAGCACGGTTAGCGATCGCCCAACACCTCAATGTGAAGCTAATTATCGACGATAATGACGTAACGATCGCCGGACATCCTTCTAAATATTTGCCTGGTTTCAGCGTTGCCAAAACCTTACAAGGTCATGGATTGAAAGTACTTGAGGGAGACGGGGAAGATATTGATGATTTGTACCGTCGTCTGTGCGAAGCTGTAACTACACCAGGTGCGATCGCGGTGATTAACAAGCGTCCTATGTGTCCTGGAATTGAAGGCTTAGAAGGCTCTACCCACGGTCATGACGTAATTTCGGTAGACTTGGCACTGAAATATCTCGAATCTCGCGGACAAACGGCGGCTGTCGAACATATCAAGAGCATCCAAAAACCCAAAGATAGTTACACTTTCCTCGGTTCTGGAGACAAATTAGGCGCTAACCGCAACGTATTTGGCGAAGCAATGGTAGAAGTTCTCAGTCGAATGAGCGAGACGGAACGCAAGGAAAAAGTTATGGTCATCGATAGCGACCTAGAAGGCTCCTGCGGTCTGAAGAAAATTCACGATGCTTACCCCGAAATCTTCATTCCTTCTGGGATTATGGAGCGCGGTAACTTCTCCGCTGCGGCTGGATTTGGCATGGAAAAAGGCAAGCAAGGAATTTTTGCCACATTCAGCGCCTTCTTAGAAATGTGTATTTCTGAAATTACGATGGCGCGGTTGAATTATTCCAACGTCCTTTGTCACTTCTCCCATGCAGGTGTGGATGACATGGCAGATAATACCTGTCATTTCGGCATCAACAACATGTTTGCCGACAACGGTTTGGATGACGGTTATGAAACAAGACTATACTTCCCCGCTGATGCCAATCAGATGAAAGCTTGCGTAGAATCGGTATTTGCCGATCCTGGTTTGCGTTTTATCTTCTCCACCCGTTCCAAAGTTCCTAACATTCTTGACGGTAACGGCAACGACTTGTTTGGCAGCAACTACAAATTCGTCCCTGGTAAAGATGAAGTCGTGCGGGAAGGAACTGCGGGTTATATTGTCAGCTTTGGCGATGCGTTGTACCGTTCCCTTGATGCTGTAGAGCGTCTGAAGCAGGAAGGAATAGATGTGGGTTTAATCAACAAAGCCACGCTGAATGTCGTCGATGAGGAGACGATGGCAAAAATCGGTAAAACTTCCTTCGTTGTAGTTGCGGAAGCCTTCAACCGTCGTACTGGTTTGGGTAGCCGTTTCGGTTCTTGGTTGTTAGAGCGCGGTTATACTCCGAAATACGCTCACCTCGGCACATACCAT
- the tkt gene encoding transketolase, which translates to MAVATQSLEELCINAIRFLAIDAVEKAKSGHPGLPMGAAPMAFVLWDRFMRFNPKNPAWLNRDRFLLSAGHGSMLLYALLYLTGYEDLTLDDLKQFRQWESKTPGHPENFMNPGVEITTGPLGQGIANGVGIAMAEAHLAATFNKPDFPIIDHYTYVILGDGCNMEGVSGEACSLAGHLGLGKLIALYDDNHISIDGSTDLAFTEDVGKRFEAYNWHVQVVEDGNTNLDEIQKAIEAAKAVTDKPSLIKVRTTIGYGSPKKADTRHAHGEALGEDEVKATREHLGWNHPPFEVPEDALNHWRKAIERGAKTEQEWNQLFDRYKQQYPDEARTLERMHEAELPPNWDSVLPTYKPEDKGIATRVHSGNCLNAIAEVLPELIGGSADLAPSNNTLLKNSGDFQKGQYQNRYIRFGVREHGMGSICNGLALDGSGLIPYCATFLVFTDYMRAAIRLSALSEAGVIYVMTHDSIALGEDGPTHQPVEHMAALRVIPDLYVIRPADGNETSGAYKVAIEAAKGKRPDSKVRPSVLALTRQALPNLAGSSIEGVTKGAYILSDSDGTPDIIFIGTGSETQLCVKAAEQLRGEGKKVRVVSMPCWEIFEEQTPEYKESVLPKAVKKRVSVEAAVTFGWCRYVGSEGIAIGIDQYGSSAPGNVCMEKFGFTVDNVLAKAKSLLN; encoded by the coding sequence ATGGCTGTTGCAACCCAATCCCTTGAAGAACTTTGTATTAATGCGATCCGCTTTCTGGCAATTGATGCCGTAGAAAAGGCAAAGTCGGGTCATCCTGGGCTGCCGATGGGTGCTGCTCCGATGGCATTCGTGCTTTGGGATCGCTTCATGCGGTTTAATCCCAAAAATCCGGCTTGGTTGAATCGCGATCGCTTTTTGCTGTCGGCGGGACATGGCAGTATGTTGCTGTATGCCCTGCTCTATTTAACTGGATATGAAGATTTAACCTTAGATGACCTCAAGCAATTCCGTCAATGGGAATCGAAAACCCCTGGTCATCCAGAAAACTTCATGAATCCTGGGGTAGAGATTACCACTGGACCATTGGGACAAGGAATCGCGAACGGTGTGGGAATTGCAATGGCTGAGGCTCACCTAGCAGCCACATTCAACAAACCCGATTTCCCCATCATCGACCACTACACCTATGTCATCTTGGGTGACGGTTGCAACATGGAAGGTGTTTCTGGCGAAGCTTGTTCTTTAGCCGGACACTTGGGACTGGGTAAGTTAATTGCTTTGTATGACGACAATCACATTTCGATTGACGGTTCTACCGACCTAGCTTTTACAGAAGATGTTGGGAAGCGGTTTGAAGCCTACAACTGGCATGTCCAGGTAGTAGAAGACGGTAACACAAATCTGGACGAAATTCAAAAAGCCATAGAAGCAGCAAAAGCCGTCACCGATAAGCCTTCTCTAATCAAGGTGCGGACAACCATTGGTTACGGATCGCCCAAGAAAGCCGATACTCGCCACGCTCACGGCGAAGCTTTAGGCGAAGATGAAGTTAAAGCCACCCGCGAACATTTAGGTTGGAATCACCCGCCGTTTGAAGTGCCAGAAGATGCACTCAACCACTGGCGCAAAGCGATCGAGCGCGGCGCAAAAACAGAACAAGAGTGGAATCAACTGTTCGATCGCTACAAACAGCAATATCCCGACGAAGCTCGCACCCTAGAACGGATGCACGAAGCCGAACTACCCCCAAACTGGGATTCAGTGCTGCCCACCTACAAGCCAGAAGATAAAGGCATTGCTACCCGCGTTCATTCCGGTAATTGCTTAAATGCGATCGCCGAAGTATTGCCAGAGTTAATCGGTGGTTCTGCTGACTTGGCTCCTTCTAACAATACCCTACTCAAGAATTCGGGCGACTTCCAAAAAGGACAATACCAAAACCGCTACATCCGCTTTGGCGTGCGCGAACACGGTATGGGTTCGATTTGCAACGGTTTGGCGCTAGATGGATCGGGGCTAATTCCCTACTGTGCAACATTCTTAGTCTTCACCGACTACATGCGGGCGGCGATTCGGCTTTCGGCATTGTCGGAAGCGGGAGTAATCTACGTCATGACTCACGACTCGATCGCGCTAGGTGAAGATGGTCCCACCCACCAACCAGTGGAACACATGGCGGCTTTGCGAGTCATACCCGATCTGTACGTGATTCGTCCAGCTGATGGGAACGAAACTTCGGGAGCTTACAAAGTCGCGATCGAAGCAGCTAAAGGCAAAAGACCCGATAGCAAAGTACGTCCTTCCGTACTCGCCTTAACTCGCCAAGCCTTACCCAACCTAGCTGGTAGCTCGATTGAAGGCGTGACCAAAGGCGCTTACATTCTATCCGACAGTGATGGGACGCCCGACATCATCTTCATCGGCACGGGTAGCGAAACTCAACTTTGCGTCAAAGCAGCCGAGCAATTGCGCGGTGAAGGCAAGAAAGTACGAGTCGTTTCCATGCCTTGCTGGGAAATATTTGAAGAACAAACTCCAGAATACAAAGAATCCGTTCTCCCCAAAGCCGTGAAAAAGCGGGTTTCCGTAGAAGCAGCCGTTACTTTTGGCTGGTGTCGCTATGTTGGTTCCGAAGGAATCGCGATCGGCATCGATCAATATGGTTCTTCTGCTCCTGGCAACGTTTGCATGGAGAAGTTTGGCTTTACCGTCGATAACGTATTGGCAAAGGCTAAATCTTTGTTGAACTAA
- the glsA gene encoding glutaminase A, giving the protein MNSLTPAQLETWVMQAKMHTQEGKLPNYIPLLAQANPNWLAVQIQTVTGQNYNAGDIHCTFPLMSVVKPFILLFLLQQLGAEIVFSHVGMKPSDLPFNSLTQLIADKGFPRNPTINSGAIALCSLLPGINAFSRCENLRLWLNQTAGCQLVLDNQMLDSVRSLPNDRNLAITRLLTKSGNIHSPETTLDAYNHVCCLAGTVADLARIGMLLVQAHDAIAPQNCRIVNAIMTTCGLYQASARFAVEVGLPTKSGVSGAILSIVPTQGAIACYSPGLDETGNSKASIFLIQQLAQNLNLSIFG; this is encoded by the coding sequence TTGAATTCTTTAACTCCAGCACAACTAGAAACTTGGGTAATGCAAGCAAAAATGCATACTCAAGAAGGAAAACTACCTAACTACATTCCTCTATTAGCCCAAGCTAATCCAAATTGGCTAGCAGTGCAAATTCAAACTGTGACGGGACAAAACTACAACGCAGGCGATATTCATTGCACTTTCCCGTTAATGAGTGTTGTCAAGCCCTTTATTTTGCTATTTTTGTTACAGCAATTAGGCGCAGAAATAGTATTTTCTCATGTAGGAATGAAACCATCCGATCTGCCTTTTAATTCTCTCACACAACTGATAGCAGATAAAGGATTTCCTCGTAATCCGACGATCAACAGTGGTGCGATCGCACTTTGTTCTCTTCTACCTGGTATAAATGCATTTTCTCGCTGTGAAAATCTACGTTTGTGGCTGAATCAAACCGCAGGTTGTCAGCTAGTTTTAGATAACCAAATGCTCGATTCTGTGCGTTCTTTACCTAACGATCGCAACTTAGCTATAACTCGATTATTAACTAAATCTGGCAATATTCACTCGCCAGAAACTACTCTAGATGCATACAATCATGTTTGCTGTTTAGCGGGTACGGTAGCTGACTTAGCACGGATAGGAATGTTACTCGTACAAGCTCATGACGCGATCGCGCCCCAAAACTGTCGTATAGTAAATGCAATTATGACGACTTGTGGCTTATATCAAGCTTCGGCGCGTTTTGCTGTCGAAGTAGGCTTACCGACGAAATCGGGGGTTAGTGGGGCAATTTTATCAATTGTACCGACTCAAGGTGCGATCGCGTGTTACAGTCCTGGTTTAGACGAAACAGGTAATTCCAAAGCTAGTATATTTCTAATCCAGCAACTCGCTCAAAATTTGAATTTGAGTATATTTGGCTAA
- a CDS encoding DeoR/GlpR family DNA-binding transcription regulator, with the protein MLTAERRQYILDILRRDKKVLSSELSTALNVSEDTIRRDLRELAESGLLQRVHGGALLASPAIASYADRQKQAPKEKEAIARAAAKLVCAGQVVILDGGTTTLQVACHLPLDLQATVVTNSPPIAVALADHPYIEVVMLGGQLYKKAIVNVGAATVEELRMIRADLCMLGVCSLHPEIGISVTNLNEAYIKRAMIARAAEVVGLATAAKLDTAAPYVVESIHALTYLVTAPTVSDRVLAAYQDLGLAIVREESE; encoded by the coding sequence ATGTTGACCGCAGAGAGACGGCAATACATCTTAGATATCCTGCGCCGCGATAAGAAGGTGCTGTCATCGGAACTCAGTACGGCGTTGAATGTTTCTGAGGATACGATTCGTCGGGATTTGCGGGAATTGGCAGAGTCGGGTTTGTTGCAACGGGTGCATGGTGGGGCGCTTTTGGCTTCTCCCGCGATCGCGAGTTATGCCGATCGCCAAAAACAAGCACCGAAAGAAAAAGAGGCGATCGCCCGTGCTGCGGCAAAATTAGTTTGTGCGGGGCAAGTAGTAATTTTAGATGGGGGTACGACAACGCTTCAAGTAGCTTGTCATTTACCGCTAGATTTACAAGCAACGGTTGTGACGAATAGCCCGCCGATTGCTGTGGCTTTGGCAGACCATCCCTATATTGAAGTTGTCATGTTGGGCGGACAACTTTATAAAAAAGCCATAGTTAATGTTGGTGCGGCTACCGTTGAGGAATTACGGATGATTCGTGCCGATTTGTGCATGTTAGGGGTGTGTAGTTTGCATCCAGAAATTGGCATTAGCGTCACGAATTTGAATGAGGCATACATCAAACGCGCCATGATTGCGAGGGCGGCGGAGGTGGTGGGATTGGCGACAGCAGCGAAGTTAGATACGGCTGCGCCTTATGTGGTGGAATCGATTCACGCTCTGACTTATTTGGTGACTGCGCCAACGGTATCGGATCGGGTGTTGGCTGCTTATCAGGATTTGGGGTTGGCGATCGTGCGTGAGGAGTCAGAGTAA
- a CDS encoding CoB--CoM heterodisulfide reductase iron-sulfur subunit B family protein, producing the protein MSSTALKYAYYPGCVAQGACRELHLSTQALTQALGIELIELKKAACCGSGTFKEDSQLLEDTVNARNIALAEELNLPLLTHCSTCQGVIAHVDDRLKESQQNDPAYLEKVNGFLQKEGCSPYRGNTEVKHLLYALVTDYGFEAIRQKVTKSLSGLKCAAFYGCYLLRARKTMPYDDPFNPQAMENMFEAVGATPVYYRGRTQCCGWPLSSYATEQSFKMAGMHIQDAIASGADCMVTPCPLCHLNLDSRQPEVEKVIGRKLGLPVLHFPQLIALALGVAPKQLGLERHIVSTRPVLEKLGL; encoded by the coding sequence ATGTCATCTACAGCTTTAAAATACGCATATTACCCTGGTTGTGTCGCTCAGGGTGCTTGTCGGGAATTGCACCTATCAACTCAAGCGCTAACTCAAGCTTTAGGAATTGAACTAATAGAGCTAAAAAAAGCCGCTTGCTGCGGTTCTGGTACGTTTAAAGAAGATTCTCAACTGCTAGAAGATACTGTTAATGCCAGGAATATTGCTTTAGCAGAAGAATTAAACTTACCTCTTTTAACTCATTGCAGCACTTGTCAGGGTGTCATCGCTCACGTTGACGATCGCCTTAAAGAATCTCAACAAAACGACCCGGCTTATCTCGAGAAAGTCAACGGTTTTCTCCAAAAAGAAGGCTGTTCTCCCTATCGTGGCAATACGGAAGTCAAGCATTTACTTTACGCGCTGGTAACGGATTATGGTTTTGAGGCAATTCGTCAGAAAGTTACAAAATCTCTCAGTGGTTTAAAATGTGCGGCTTTCTATGGTTGTTACCTGTTGCGCGCCCGTAAAACCATGCCTTACGACGATCCATTTAATCCTCAAGCGATGGAAAATATGTTTGAGGCAGTGGGAGCAACGCCAGTATATTATCGCGGACGTACGCAATGTTGCGGTTGGCCTCTTTCTAGTTACGCCACCGAACAATCATTTAAAATGGCAGGAATGCACATACAAGATGCGATCGCCTCTGGTGCAGATTGTATGGTTACGCCTTGTCCTTTATGCCATCTCAATCTCGATTCTCGTCAGCCAGAAGTTGAGAAAGTTATCGGAAGAAAACTCGGTTTGCCAGTCTTACATTTTCCACAATTAATTGCTTTGGCGTTAGGAGTTGCACCGAAACAATTAGGATTAGAACGACATATTGTTTCTACCCGTCCGGTGTTGGAAAAATTGGGATTGTGA
- the fabF gene encoding beta-ketoacyl-ACP synthase II produces MTDLEKKRVVVTGVGAITPIGNNPVEFWEGLQSGRNGISTITLFDPSQHRCRIAGEVKGFDPQQYMDGKDAKRMDRFAQFGVAASLQAIADAQFTINELNAEQVGVMLGTGIGGIKVLEEQQTIYLNRGPDRCSPFMVPMMIANMAAGLTAIHVGAKGPNSCPVTACAAGSNAIGEAFRLIQHGYAQAMICGGTEAAVTPLSVAGFASMRALSFRNDDPTHASRPFDRDRDGFVMGEGSGILLLEELGHALSRKAKIYAEIVGYGMTCDAYHMTGIAPQGEGAARAIALCLKDGGIKPEQVNYINAHGTSTPVNDPSETAAIKTALGEAAYKVAISSTKSMTGHLLGGSGGIEAVATVMAIAHDWVPPTINLENPDPECDLDYIPNQSRAHNVNVALSNSFGFGGHNVTLAFKKYV; encoded by the coding sequence ATGACAGATTTGGAAAAAAAACGGGTTGTGGTAACTGGTGTTGGTGCGATTACGCCAATTGGCAATAATCCAGTTGAGTTCTGGGAAGGATTGCAAAGCGGTCGCAATGGCATTAGTACGATTACATTATTCGATCCATCACAGCATAGATGCCGGATTGCGGGAGAGGTAAAAGGTTTCGACCCGCAGCAATACATGGATGGCAAAGACGCAAAACGAATGGATCGCTTTGCGCAGTTTGGCGTTGCTGCTAGTTTACAAGCGATCGCCGATGCCCAGTTTACGATTAACGAGTTAAATGCCGAACAAGTCGGTGTCATGCTCGGTACGGGGATTGGTGGGATTAAAGTTTTAGAAGAACAGCAAACCATTTATCTCAATCGCGGACCCGATCGCTGTAGCCCTTTCATGGTTCCCATGATGATCGCGAATATGGCGGCGGGGTTAACGGCAATTCACGTCGGGGCAAAAGGACCGAACTCTTGCCCCGTAACAGCTTGTGCTGCGGGTTCTAACGCAATTGGCGAGGCATTTCGACTGATCCAGCACGGATACGCCCAAGCGATGATTTGTGGTGGTACGGAAGCCGCTGTTACACCCCTATCGGTAGCGGGATTTGCCTCGATGCGGGCGCTATCTTTCCGCAACGACGATCCAACCCACGCCAGCCGTCCGTTCGATCGCGATCGCGATGGTTTTGTGATGGGAGAAGGGTCGGGAATTTTATTGCTGGAAGAATTAGGACACGCCCTGAGTCGGAAAGCCAAAATTTATGCAGAAATTGTCGGCTATGGCATGACTTGCGACGCTTACCACATGACGGGAATTGCCCCTCAAGGTGAAGGCGCAGCCAGGGCGATCGCTCTGTGTCTCAAAGATGGTGGAATTAAGCCAGAGCAAGTAAACTATATCAACGCTCACGGTACGAGTACCCCAGTCAACGATCCGAGCGAAACAGCAGCAATTAAAACGGCTTTGGGTGAAGCAGCTTATAAAGTTGCCATCAGTTCCACCAAGTCAATGACGGGTCATTTACTCGGCGGTTCGGGAGGCATTGAAGCAGTTGCGACAGTCATGGCGATCGCCCACGATTGGGTTCCGCCTACAATCAATTTGGAAAACCCCGATCCAGAATGCGATTTAGATTACATTCCCAATCAAAGTCGCGCCCATAACGTCAACGTCGCCCTATCCAACTCCTTCGGCTTTGGCGGACACAACGTTACCTTGGCATTTAAAAAATATGTCTAG
- the acpP gene encoding acyl carrier protein, which yields MSETEIFEKVKKIVTEQLSVEASKVTPSAHFANDLNADSLDTVELVMALEEEFDIEIPDEAAEQITTVQEAVDYINNKVATSA from the coding sequence ATGAGCGAAACGGAAATTTTTGAAAAAGTAAAGAAAATCGTCACCGAGCAACTGAGTGTTGAAGCCAGTAAGGTCACGCCCTCGGCTCATTTTGCCAACGATCTCAATGCCGATTCTCTGGACACAGTAGAGCTGGTAATGGCTCTAGAAGAAGAATTTGATATTGAAATTCCTGATGAAGCAGCCGAACAGATCACCACAGTACAAGAAGCTGTGGACTACATCAACAATAAAGTTGCTACATCTGCATAA